The DNA region CAAGTAGCGGTGAGATTTCCGCTTGTTCGTTTAAACGGCGGCGTGAAGAGGTCTCAGATCTTCAATCTCAAGTAACTTTTTCATGTTTCaggatttttatttaatttttaaatgcaaTGGATGGTTAAGATTTATTTGATCTTAATGGCTTCCGTAGGATGAACAGAATGGTTCATTGTCTCAACGGGAGTACTGTACGACTTCGAGGAGGGAGGCTGCTGGTAATGAATCAACAAAAGCGGATGGTTCCGAATCTGTGGCGATAATCGCTGAGCCGCCGAATCAGCGAAATAAAGCGGAAATCAGCGAGGTCGATTGGTGGGGATCATGTAGTCGTGGTAATTGAGTTagtttgagatatttttcaaGTTGACTTGTTCTAACAATACCCTCTAGTTGATGAGCAGGGCCTGCTTAGatttaatttgtgtattaacgggagatctaattttgatttctgttttcaaaattagattGTATGGAATGGAATATGATTCCAATGGGTTTTCTTGGACTGGATTAATTGAATGGTAAGATTTTTCTTTAGCTGCATTGTTGGTTTTACATGTTCATCCGTTGAACAACATTGTTAatgttatgaacaaaaatatatacttgtgtatatatttgtattgatagtttACAGGAGAAAATAATTTGGCCGTAGTGATGGTGCTTTGGATACCAACCACCCAGCCAATTGATTGATTGGTTGGTGAGAATGGATTTCTGAAAATGGCAAGGCCAAATTTAAGGTACGTATAGGTAGATTTTAATGTTTACATAGTAAAATATCTAGGCGGTTATGACCTCCACCACCTAGagcttaatttaaataaaaataaggtaATGGCTGTCCATCAAATCAAGCAGTTCCGAACTTTATGTctataaatcatattatttataattgtcaaatatacaatgaaaaaaaaaacatggcaATCAATTGTGGTTGAGGAAATTCATCACTCTTTTTAAAATATCAGAAAggattttttttgaaaataataataaagaatgaaTGATCGTATGGAGGAGAATTGACAAGTATTCAAGTGGGAAATGGGTTTTTGTGGTGGAGATTTGTTCTGTAGTTTGAGGAGAAAGTTTGTGTGGTGGTAGTTGGACGCTTCTCAGCATCCATGGAGATGGTGATATTATAAGAGTGTTATTGATCTTGGCATTCGGCTGACCATTGCTTACTTCCCATTTGTATTGTGAAAATGACttaaaaggatttattttctttgattttgttttttccttcttttcaatGAAATTGCATTTACATTTCCACCAACATCAACCATGGGCTTGTGGCCCTTGTTATGATGAAAGGTATCTCTCTTCCCAACTTCTACCTGTTCTATTGGTGAATGACGAACCCaaatatctaatataaaataaattattttcagattcgtgatttgtttatatatttgtattaaaaaaaatattaataaaaccacctaaatctattaaatttacaGGATTTGTACTTATggtagacccctttaatttctCGTAATTAGCATCATATTCCATTAATATCTCCGAGTTTTTTAGTTCAACATCTTCCATCATGATGATCATTTTGCTTCAGAAACTTACTCATTTATCTTAATCATTATCCTTCTAATATCTAATTTTCTACATACGTAACCATAAAGCTCTAGGCAACCTTCCCTCCCTGTAGCTGTTTGTATCATAAAGCTTGGCAACAAAGAGTATAACTTTAAACGTAAGTTTGGAAGGTTTTATTATTTCACATTCAAGAATACCAAAACTATGGAACTGTGTTTGTCCTTATTTTTGCAAGAAAGTGCTTGCAATCCTGAATAGACTGTTACAAAACCCACAAAATGGAAGAAATAACAGATGTATGATCTAGTGAATAGACAACAAAACTTTCTCGTGAATAAATATGTAAgctgaaaaatgaaaaaaataacgaAAGCTTATATGGAATAACACATTAGAGAATCTTCAACTATTTGAAGAAAGATCAATAGGCTCACCACATAATTGCTCCAACTCACTTTCCAAAGTTTTCAACAAATTTGCTTTAGTTCGTCTATAAACCCAAGCTTGAGCACTTCGATCCCAGTCAAATCTGGAAGGACCACTGCATCAAGAAATTGCCTTTTACATGAAAAGAAGGTATATAGAAAACAAggaacagattttttttttttttttaaaacggGCTTCACATGATATCAGCATAAGCAATGGTTAACAAAACTTCAATCACAACATAAAACCATTCtctgttaataaaaaaaaagaactgatACAAGCAATCTGGAATACAAAAGTAACAAAATTCAAGTCTATTATCATCAATATTACATTCCAATCTTAAGGTCAGAACTTCTAACCATGAAAGTCATACATGAGGACATTTCCAGATGGAAATTTACTTTGCTTCTTCAAGAATGACTGTCAGATAAGGGGTGAACATAAAAGGGAATAAAATGATGAAGAGGTTAGTttaacatttgaaattttatggcAAATAATAAACTCATATTTCATTCACAAATTTGGGTCTAGCCACAAGTTACAGTATATGAATATACCCAAGAAATTAATGAAAGGAATTATTTAAtgcccaaaaaaaagaaaactatccTAAGACAGACAGTCACACAAActagaaaaacaaaacattgtAACCTGTTGTACATCACTTATACTAAAGTCGGCAAActcaagagaaagaaagagtaaTTATAAACTCATACCTCACTGGAGATGACAACCAAATTTGTCTATTTGGTGTTTGCTTGTTCAACACATAAGTACCCAATGCTCCGAGCTTCAGGGTCAAAACCTCATTCTGCCAAAttgaagtaaaattatataagaattgATACAGCGCATTTAAAGGAATCAGCCAACTTCAAAAACTAATAAACTACTCTCACCCCATAGTCTACATCAAATCCATCAATCTGGTCCATCTGGACAACATCACCATATTCCTGCCAGGCATTCAAGAAAAAAgttcacaaaaaaaatataatttagctGTGCCCATTGCTATAGAACACAAATAACTTTTTACAGGTAAAATTtgcaatgatatattattataataataggTATCAGAAACGAGTTATAAAGAACACACAACGTTTGAGCAAATCttaatacaaaatatgattattttgtgAAAAATAACAGAATGTCCAAAGAACAAAGGCAAGCAGCAGTTCTATGCTAAACTGTTCGTTTACTAACAACAATGATAAGCACTTACAAGACTGTAAATGCTAAATACATGAATTACACATGTGATTTACCTCAAATTTCTCTAGCAAATCATGGATTGTAGAGTTGGCTAGGCGGTGAAACTCGTCCTCCTGCAGAAGGGAGCTGTATCCACTTTAATCTATATTAGTTCAACACTATTTCTATAGTTATTAGTGCTGCAGATTCAGTTACATGcaagtaaatttgagttcaaacacACGagtttattatatgaaaaagttTAAGAAAAACATAGATAGAAAAAATCAAGACACATACTGATAGTCAATGGCAGCAGGCACTTGAGAGTCGTCACTAGGATTACGTGGGGTAGAGCAAAAGTTTCTAGGAGCCGTAGTTAAGCTTGTAGGAGAAGACTTGTTGTCAGAGAAGCCAATAGGTCCCAAATGTTCCAGCAGAACACAACTTGACCTATGAGTGGAATAAGGTTTTACAAATCTTGAGAGCCTTCGTAAAAGAATAAACTTGGTAGCCATGATACAATCACCAATGACCAATAACCTGATGCTAATTCAGTTGCTCGCGTTGGTGAtagatgataaatatatatacctgAGAAATTGCAGAACAGTGTTCATAATCTGAATTAGATCCAAATGACTAAGCCTAAACAACCATAACCAATCAATAAGGATAAACAATGGAAAAGATATGTCTTTTAAGGAACAAATcaataatttgtttctctccTAGTCAAAGACcaggttaaaataatttaattataaatttgctaAAGTTGCGATTTCGTGTCAAGAAAAACCTAATATCAATATGGGTTTTGTGCAGCGGATGATCCCTTGTAAACTTTAATTACTAGATCAAGCAATGGAAAACTATACCCACAATATTAATGTCTCAAAAACTCGCATGAACTTGGTGAAACAAATTAATGCTTCAAACCAGGGAAAGTAACTTCTACCATTTAGATTGGtttgtattcaaatttttataaatgcaAAAGTGAGGATGTCACCTCTCcatcaaattaagaaaataaactcaAGCCACCACCAAAATCCAAACcattaaacaaacaaaagaaataaggTCCTCAGAATTCCCATATAAAATCCATAAaaaccaagagaaaaaaaatcactaaCCGAAAAACAGTTGGCAGAGAAGAAGAATGGCTAAGATTCAGCACTCTGGCTGGCGGCGAAGCAACACCACAGTTACAGCTTGGAGCAAGGCCGGCGACGATGGGGTAAGTTAGGCTGCTCCAGGTCGGAGGGTTGTGGCGGTGAAGGCTTTGGAGCGAGAGTGAATATGTGgttcttttttttaagttccttcttttttttaggccaaaggacttattcccacctaaggtgcAGTAAAATCCCAAACTCGTACCCACTAACTTTCAAAACCCAAACACCTACTCAcaatcaatttttcattaaaaatttcaattaatattaggaataaaatcgttatttgacaaaaaattaaagtttcatcacaatTTCCTcctctatatttaaaaacttacattttaccattaacctaaggtttgaaaagtggcaAAAACCCCCCTAAGATTTATTCCTCTTCCTCTGACACTGATTTCTCCTTCTCCGACTATCGGTCATCCTCCCTTCTCCCCTTATCTCTCCTCCAGTCTCTCTCTCTAGCCTCTTCGATTATCTTCGTCTCTCTGACAAAAACCGATCATCTTTATCTAAGAGACGAAGACAACGCGCCTTCATCTAGACGAAGACTGCTCGTCTTCGTCTCTAGCAGAAGATGATCGGAGAGGTTAGGGAGAAAGACTGGAGGAGAGAGAAAGGGAAAAGGGAGGATGGTCGACGACCGGAGAAGGAGAAATCAATGTcggaggaagaggaacaaaccctaggggggttTTTGCCACTTTTTAAACCTTCGATAAGGgataaaatgtaagtttttaaatataaatgaggaaattgtgatgaaactttaatttttttttgctaaataacaattttacttttaacgttaattaaaatttttaatagaaaattgattatgggtgagtgtttgggtttttaaaagttagtggGTAGGACTGTAATATCACTATACCATGGGTGGGCAAAGGTATTTTCGCCTTTTTTTTAAAAGCACGGTTAAGAGTTGGGACTTGACTATATAAATGATGTCATCAGGACATTATGTTTTActctattattaatttaaaatataaatgtatttacccataattttattttctattttttaagcCCTCTTACATTTTCAAAAACACCTAGCCTAGGGGATCCGGATTCTATCTCCGGCTTTGAGTTTTTATCAGATTGATTTGCTACAAAGACCCATTAAACAGTGAATCTGCCGCATGAGCTAGGTGCACCAATCTGCCCGGCCAACCCAGTACCACCTCCAATTCTGTTGGAAGGATTTTTATGTTAAAGGCTGTGTCTCTACAGTGAAGCATGGTGATGAGTTGGATCAGAGTTTATAAAGgttattaacttattattaatgatattgaaTAAAATGCGCATTTTATTAACCAACTTGattgtaatttttcttcaaattagaCTATATGCACAATGCACACACCCATGTTAACAAAATCTATTCCTTACTCTTTAAATTAATCTTCTTCCCTTTAGAAATAATACAATGtgatataaagataataattttgattcgaatttagaGTTCTTGATCCTCTTTAATCCTAATAGGGAGGAAGTTCTCCAATAGAAACAGAAAAGGGGATGGAAACAGAGAcgagaataaaaaatatcccTGCAATAAGAAATGGGTCGGAGATGAGGATACATATGTCTCTGCCACGTCCTCACTCCAGTCCCATTTATGTCTCTATTTCTgccattttatattaatatatttacttaaaatactaacatatttttatagttttagattatttatgtttttcaaatttatttatattttattttgtatattaaggtagttaatatatgatatttctgacatttaaaatagtgggttgattttaattttaattaattttgttatttaatatttttatattgtgttttGAGAGTATggataaaagatttttttttccgtggagataaaaaagaaatttttcttcacAGGGAATCCTTATCATCCCTGAACAAAAACAAAGAGATTAATATCCTCTGTGGAGATAGGGATTGAGATCTCCTCCCTACCTCTTTCGTTGTCATCCCTAACTtggtaatatataatatattgtaatTTACCATCAACAATATATTTATAGGGAGTATATCAAAAGCACACAATAAATTATGTCCCTGTTCCTTTGTTTGCATCGGGAAAGTCTATCCTGTGTTCTTCATACTTGCTGTCCTGCAGACTTCACATTTTTGTTGCTTTCACCTCCTGCAAAATTGATGTAAATTCATATAACGTATCAGTATTCCAGGAGACAGCAGACCAAAGTTATTTCAAGAGAATCACGTGTAAATTACAGTACCCTTTTATGCATACATGATTCATAGAAAATGCATATGAACATCTACATTGTTTGATTACAAAACTGCAACATTTATGCATCATCTGAAACATTTGGGGAGATGTAATGTCAGCATTATGATCACAACATATGAAAtggtaaaaaggaaaaaggagaaGTTAGCTCAGACCTTGTTTCAAACTATTACAAGCAAGGCTTTAAACAACATATCAGAGTACAAACTTAACAGAATTGTAACCTTTAAAATATCCCATGACTAATCTAAGATGCAGTTAGTTCAGAGATGAATCATCAGTGATCTAGACGGCAAGAATCATTAGATATACGCATAATCCAATATAGGGACGACAATAGGAAGAGGTGGGATCAAATACTCTATCTTTTGTCCTGGTCGAGATATCAATCATAGTTATTAAAAGTCTACTTAGCCGGAGGCACCTTAAAACAATAGGTCTATCACTTATAAACATGCAAGGCAAACAAAGgtttaaaaacacaattttaacttgtttttaCCGCATTTTAGAAGAAGTGAAAAATGTTAGAAAAGAATCTTTTTAAAccaaatctaataatataaatatagatttaaaatttttattatttataattctttttatttacaacTCACTTATTATGTCAGTGAAGTTTTTAGATGTGATCTTcgataataaagataaaaacttgaattttgattaaaatatatatttaataaaaattgatgtaGGTTGAAGAGTTTTAATATGATTTCATGTTATGTTAAAAACATTTATTCTTgcttttcagattttatttatgatattatgttTTAGCATTTGTGTGATTactctttattaattttactttcttatcattttttgtCTAGTAATGTATTCGTCTCGCTTTTTCACTTAGACAATATGATCTCTTATCGCATTTAGATGTTTTTTACCTTTAACAATTGTAATATCGATTTTTGTCATTGTTGCGAGGATAACAAGAATTCATTATCTTCTTCCCATGAGGAAAAAAATCCTCTCCTTACCACTTATCCACGAGAAAAAATATCATCCCCACACCCatgaaaaaaattctctcttcGCATCtttaaaacataacataaacatattttaaaaacattaattaaaactaaaaccattatactatttcaaatgtcgtatataacattatttagtattttaagtaaatttattaatataaaaagataaagagatgaGACAGACTTAGAAAAggatatatatatctctatCCCTGCtacataatttttgtttatgtcTTCGttcattttctcatttctattaaaaaaaattttttccatTAGGATAAGAGCAGATTAAGATctctaaattcaaatcaaaattaacatatcTAATCCATTAACAAATACATATAAGATAAAAGCATAGCAGTAGAACAAATCTTAGAATAAGATGAACTAATTCTATAATAATGGATTCATGCAAACAAAACCTAATCAAACTTGCTTCCAAAGATAATTTGAGTGGCAAAtgacttaaaatttataaagaaaaagggTTGGGTTTGATTTCAATATCAAACCTATTGAATTACCTAGTGAAAATCAATGGTCATTTATTCATCATATTACCAGTCGTCATATGtgtaaataacaaattttacatttagTATGATAGAATTTCTCAATCAGTGATACTCTGTCTCCGTATCCTCCTCTGGCACCGGCTACAGCTCTGCCATCGCCGCCTCCTCTCCAACTCCATTATCTCGAGTTTTACTCTCTTCAGGATACCAAACAACAACAACAGGACAAACACAATGATGCACGCAATAATTACTCACACTCCCTAACTGCCCCACACTACGCCTCCTCCCAGCCTCACCAATCCCTCTGCTCCCCATTATCATCGCGCTAAAACTTAATTTCTCCACCTCCAAACACAGACTCTCCTTCAAGTCGTGGTCCTTCAATATGTGTATCTTGTACGGTATCCTTGCTTCTTCTAACGGCTCCGCTATGTTCTTCGCAATCGAATCCGTTATGTAAGTTTCGTCGTTCGCCTCTTATTGGCTGTTGTCACTGTTTCTCGGAATATATTGGTGATTGAGGAATCCCTAATCGGCACCGTAGAGGACGGAGGTTGTTTTCTACAGACCAGCAGATGGCATAGGCGCCCTCGTCGCTTAGGTCGACAGCGATTGCGATCTTGCGTTGAGCGCCGGTGGTTGGGGTTGTAATCAGAGGGACATGAGGGGTGGGGGAGTATTTGGCtacaaattgattattttggtGGTGATCTGGTTTTGAGTGTGGAGTTGACATTGTGTAGTAATTGAATTACAaacttgtatttttgttttttattggttAATTAAAGGATTTGACTCACGATGTCAGAAGGAACCACctatatatttcaattatccGCGTTTCCTAGAAATCCTTATTGCCTGCTTTGCTTACATCTCCTTCAAATATCcgaaattctaaaattttcccACCCACTCTCTTCCTCTTACTCCACTGGGCGATGGAGAAAGGCCTAATCTCCGTTGATCAGTGGACACAGGGAAGCCAGGCCTACTTTCTAACTCACCTGCACTCAGACCATACAGTGGGTTTAACATCGTCATGGTCCAGAGGCCCACTCTTCTGCTCACGCCTCACCGCCAAGCTCTTACCTTTCAAGTTCCCCGAGTTAAACCTCTCTTTGCTTCACGTCCTCGATATTGGCTCTTGGCTTTCAATTTCACTCATCTCTCCATCTTCCGGGGAGAAAACCGTTGTCCAAGTTATGGCAATTGACGCTTATCATTGCCCTGGTTAGTTACTCTCATTTTAACCGCTTTGTTTTGCTGAATATTCAAacattaattatcatatatttggTATTTGAAAGGTTCTATAATGTTGTTATTCCGTGGAGAGTTTGGGTGCCAGCTTTACACCGGCGATTTCCGCTGGGAAACAGACGGTGAGAGGGAAAAAATAGCAAGGAGCACATTCCTCCAAGCTTTAAAGGATGTTTCAGTCGACATTCTTTACTTGGATAACACATATTGTAATCCGTCATACGATTTTCCTTCTCGACAAGTTGCTGCTCAGCAGGTGCGCTTTCACATTCTAATGCATGTCGTTTATAGGCAAACATTAACTATAATCATCATTAAATATGTATGTGCATGTATGTTTCTACTTGTGCACGAAATGTCCTAGCAATATATACAAGGCCAATTATATAACagttttgctttattttttttacttttacttcTGAACATCATTGTGTGAAGTATCTCTGGACGATTTGGTGCTTGtatgtaatttcaaactcaagtttactTTCCATGGGTTATTATCGTATAAGCTTGTGGTTGCCCAAGTAGGCAGTTTCACTCTAGGATTATACTGTGTTATAGGTTCTGGTGCTGAACCTAAAGTGATAGATCTGTGCACTGATTCTGGGTGGTTGAATTCCTTGCCGAAAACAGGTTGCTGACATAATTTCCTCCCATCCCAACCATGATATCATAATTGGGATTGACACGTTAGGGAAAGAAGAACTTTTACTTCACATTTCGCGTCTACTTAATATAAAGGTTTGTTCATCCTTGTTATCTCAAGTTTTTAAATCATCAATTAATCATCATGATGTTTTCTCCAAATAAAACCACTGAGACACCCAACAGCGACAGAGTGATATCTGTCTAACTTTGGaaatcatgttcacatcatttAGAACTTTGTTTCTCACATGGTATAATTCTTAGTGATATATAAAATCTGATCTATCTGAAAACTGGGTGGGTTAACAATCATTTGTTGGCTTTGATAGTTCAACATATTTATGAAGCTAACTGTCTTGCTTTGCCTATAATTGTTCTGGTTTCTATATTGTATCTTCCCTGTTGTCCTCCCTTATACATGCATTATCAGTATTCAAACTACAGtctttatataacaaaaaatgttaatttctaCAAAGCATTTGCGTTTGTCTTTTCCTTTTACATAAGAAATAAGTAGGTGCTAGTAACTTTTTCTGTGTGTTTCTAAATCAGATGGTTACtccatatattttgttttattcttttgaagATTTGGGTGTGGCCAGAACGCCTGCAAACCATGCATCTTCTTGGATTCCATGACATATTCACAACCAAAACTTCTCTTACTAGAGTACGAGCTGTTCCTCGTTACAGTTTTAGCCTCGACACTTTAAAAGGATTAAATACAATGCGCCCAACCATAGG from Mangifera indica cultivar Alphonso chromosome 8, CATAS_Mindica_2.1, whole genome shotgun sequence includes:
- the LOC123222596 gene encoding 5' exonuclease Apollo-like isoform X2 is translated as MEKGLISVDQWTQGSQAYFLTHLHSDHTVGLTSSWSRGPLFCSRLTAKLLPFKFPELNLSLLHVLDIGSWLSISLISPSSGEKTVVQVMAIDAYHCPGSIMLLFRGEFGCQLYTGDFRWETDGEREKIARSTFLQALKDVSVDILYLDNTYCNPSYDFPSRQVAAQQIWVWPERLQTMHLLGFHDIFTTKTSLTRVRAVPRYSFSLDTLKGLNTMRPTIGIMPSGLPWLVKHLKENEQGSLLTSSYRSKKSSGGGIQTNNINDNIGSAVRLHKYIYSVPYSDHSCFMEIQEFIKLVQPVKVRGNISSSSCYVDPLHYFGQLCGANQPSRELHNSEERKSLGKRVIAAQTNIYVGSRNSTEAGRRRERARRVGILGVNMSRANTLRHIRRGAKIVESE
- the LOC123222756 gene encoding frataxin, mitochondrial-like isoform X2, which encodes MATKFILLRRLSRFVKPYSTHRSSCVLLEHLGPIGFSDNKSSPTSLTTAPRNFCSTPRNPSDDSQVPAAIDYHSLLQEDEFHRLANSTIHDLLEKFEEYGDVVQMDQIDGFDVDYGNEVLTLKLGALGTYVLNKQTPNRQIWLSSPVSGPSRFDWDRSAQAWVYRRTKANLLKTLESELEQLCGEPIDLSSNS
- the LOC123222756 gene encoding frataxin, mitochondrial-like isoform X1, which codes for MATKFILLRRLSRFVKPYSTHRSSCVLLEHLGPIGFSDNKSSPTSLTTAPRNFCSTPRNPSDDSQVPAAIDYHGYSSLLQEDEFHRLANSTIHDLLEKFEEYGDVVQMDQIDGFDVDYGNEVLTLKLGALGTYVLNKQTPNRQIWLSSPVSGPSRFDWDRSAQAWVYRRTKANLLKTLESELEQLCGEPIDLSSNS
- the LOC123222596 gene encoding 5' exonuclease Apollo-like isoform X1 gives rise to the protein MEKGLISVDQWTQGSQAYFLTHLHSDHTVGLTSSWSRGPLFCSRLTAKLLPFKFPELNLSLLHVLDIGSWLSISLISPSSGEKTVVQVMAIDAYHCPGSIMLLFRGEFGCQLYTGDFRWETDGEREKIARSTFLQALKDVSVDILYLDNTYCNPSYDFPSRQVAAQQVADIISSHPNHDIIIGIDTLGKEELLLHISRLLNIKIWVWPERLQTMHLLGFHDIFTTKTSLTRVRAVPRYSFSLDTLKGLNTMRPTIGIMPSGLPWLVKHLKENEQGSLLTSSYRSKKSSGGGIQTNNINDNIGSAVRLHKYIYSVPYSDHSCFMEIQEFIKLVQPVKVRGNISSSSCYVDPLHYFGQLCGANQPSRELHNSEERKSLGKRVIAAQTNIYVGSRNSTEAGRRRERARRVGILGVNMSRANTLRHIRRGAKIVESE